A genomic region of Bactrocera dorsalis isolate Fly_Bdor chromosome 3, ASM2337382v1, whole genome shotgun sequence contains the following coding sequences:
- the LOC105224640 gene encoding protein late bloomer, translating to MSVIFAAVKCFVFAFNFFSLLLGICIVCLNIFGLEFAVPNTDEHTYCIVGIILGSFVCMATLFGCYGVICESLGVNVIYSFFMLMLLCTQLLQMQTYKHQKFFINALDLLEDAWDDVDVDPNGMQSVEINYHCCGLYNANDYKYRRMETPASCYRYQNATLESNLFSRGCVEALETSYHKTMERENIFNWSLLICECAVFLYSCILSILLFKRTQPSDHTPEDGHVPAQPVQRINHCNSRTHLLSN from the exons TTACTGGGcatttgtattgtttgtttgaaTATATTCGGTTTGGAGTTTGCCGTGCCGAATACCGATGAGCACACATACTGCATAGTTGGTATCATATTGGGCTCATTTGTATGCATGGCCACATTATTCGGCTGTTATGGCGTCATCTGCGAGTCGTTGGGCGTCAATGTGATT TACTCGTTCTTTATGCTGATGTTGTTGTGCACGCAGTTGTTGCAAATGCAGACGTATAAACATCAGAAATTCTTCATAAATGCGCTGGATCTACTGGAGGATGCCTGGGATGATGTGGATGTGGATCCGAATGGAATGCAGTCGGTGGAGATAAAT TATCACTGCTGTGGTCTCTACAATGCCAATGACTACAAATACAGACGTATGGAGACGCCCGCGAGTTGTTATCGCTACCAAAATGCTACGCTTGAATCGAATTTATTTTCGCGCGGCTGTGTGGAAGCACTGGAAACGTCATATCACAAGACCATGGAGCGTGAAAACATTTTCAACTGGTCACTGTTAATCTGTGAA TGCGCAGTCTTCCTCTACTCGTGCATACTGAGTATTTTGCTTTTCAAGCGCACTCAGCCAAGTGATCACACACCAGAGGATGGTCATGTGCCAGCGCAGCCGGTGCAACGCATCAATCATTGCAATTCGCGAACTCACCTCTTGTCGAACTAA